From one Amycolatopsis sp. FDAARGOS 1241 genomic stretch:
- a CDS encoding DEAD/DEAH box helicase, giving the protein MPKRGLLSWLREWAEGIDVASSAGALEFVRTHRNLPDVDQAKVIPTTDGMRALRERNVIFLHQDDDIGFEQAIFVDPDFLAQSGVEKSLRDLGFRDLDPVAVLNARLARLSTTTPNDEQLSKVWDAVLDVPVQLAVKALTAHPATVQVPTQDGGWAWPTQVFDLTEFLGEELSAKMLDHRRCSPAVAHRLGVVNGPVGKYPAEDEPCLEHYRSWVLTTLNSQRGSGDRPIERVELYPGEGPGPFSVLFLLRDAGATERTRASWTAGLLQAGDSDWTCEDLDTGASYRVQSPVRWAAERAGLLESDRGYRAPCAVVAPSMLKYKNLLPLFRGSRQVAEVLGLPDELHEVPAPVLKEALSADLFPPALGNTVLVEFISTASRIAYPNGRPPTIPARVGRVVEARSPDSVYLATTDEQEEYLSSRQRPYLKVTEDQAVELRHSVGCRRFEDSFAFSMVIEGKQDSERVIDIFSGLRTTPVADKVIRATVTRAIQVVKRVTTEDGVEDQTLEWYLDGLDLIVSSDADERRLISVVNDAFDLGFTNADLENVLKEGLDHRLQALRQEAKAASTDAERLDVYFGPDDLRDALPKGLWQALEAQRLVDDTTSVAELFLTVYGSDSIKLLAEQFRNEGFVDIPKAWAGGAATISWLRKMGFGSEYAGRRTQHRDDEFVVPGAVKLNPLHSFQQKISRQLKDVLTLREANGRHLKAMVELPTGAGKTRVAAETVLRLFVDGSLQGPVLWIAQSQELCEQAVQTWSTVWRGLGDERPLTIGRLWENNIVHEPDTEFSVVVATDAKLDVILHNPEYAWLKESSAVVVDEGHRAGGSERYTRILNWLGVAGRGWQRPLVGLTATPFKGTSESATAALASRFGNRKLDVFDTANAYRPLAELGVLARVEHEVLPGVEVVLEPDEIAEAEQQRRVPARVMDRVGADQARMSILVDHIMALDHSWPVLVFTPNVLSAQVLAATLRYRDIEAAAVSGQTGRQERRDIIEKFKKNEIRVLANCDLLVQGFDAPGVRALYIARPTFSPNAYIQMAGRGLRGPKNGGKEECLIVDVADNFGAFSDWLGYHEYEDLWQE; this is encoded by the coding sequence GTGCCCAAGCGCGGGCTCCTGTCCTGGCTACGCGAGTGGGCGGAAGGAATCGACGTCGCGTCGTCTGCAGGCGCGCTGGAGTTCGTCCGGACCCACCGCAACCTACCCGATGTCGATCAAGCCAAGGTCATCCCGACCACCGACGGTATGCGGGCGTTGCGAGAGAGAAACGTCATCTTCCTGCATCAGGATGATGACATTGGGTTCGAGCAAGCAATCTTCGTCGACCCTGACTTCCTCGCCCAGTCCGGCGTCGAAAAGAGTCTTCGGGACCTTGGCTTCCGCGACCTGGATCCGGTCGCGGTTCTCAACGCCCGCCTGGCGAGGCTCTCGACGACAACACCGAACGACGAGCAACTGTCCAAAGTTTGGGACGCCGTCCTCGACGTCCCAGTTCAGCTCGCGGTGAAAGCCTTGACCGCCCACCCCGCCACGGTTCAGGTCCCGACTCAGGACGGCGGCTGGGCGTGGCCCACGCAAGTTTTCGACCTCACCGAATTCCTGGGTGAGGAACTGTCGGCCAAGATGTTGGATCATAGACGTTGCTCGCCCGCGGTGGCACACCGGCTTGGTGTCGTAAACGGCCCCGTCGGCAAATACCCCGCTGAAGACGAGCCCTGTCTGGAACATTACCGCTCGTGGGTCTTGACCACCCTGAACTCGCAACGAGGATCCGGTGACCGTCCGATCGAGCGCGTGGAACTCTACCCCGGTGAGGGCCCGGGGCCGTTCTCTGTGCTCTTTTTGTTGAGGGACGCCGGAGCCACCGAACGGACGCGCGCGAGCTGGACCGCCGGGTTGCTTCAGGCGGGAGACTCGGATTGGACTTGTGAAGACCTGGACACGGGCGCGTCCTACCGCGTGCAGTCACCCGTGCGATGGGCAGCGGAGCGCGCTGGCCTGCTGGAATCCGACCGCGGATACCGCGCGCCCTGTGCAGTGGTCGCTCCGTCCATGCTCAAGTACAAGAACCTCCTACCGCTGTTCCGCGGGTCCCGCCAGGTCGCCGAAGTGCTGGGTCTACCCGACGAACTGCACGAAGTACCGGCCCCGGTACTAAAAGAGGCACTCTCCGCGGATCTATTTCCACCGGCGCTCGGCAACACCGTGCTCGTTGAGTTCATCAGCACCGCAAGCCGCATCGCCTATCCCAACGGCCGCCCCCCGACCATTCCCGCTCGAGTAGGACGTGTGGTCGAAGCACGTTCTCCCGACTCGGTGTACCTCGCCACCACGGACGAGCAGGAAGAGTACCTGTCGTCACGTCAGCGGCCCTACCTGAAGGTCACCGAAGACCAGGCAGTCGAGCTCAGGCATTCCGTCGGCTGCCGCCGCTTCGAAGACAGCTTCGCCTTCTCCATGGTGATCGAAGGGAAACAGGACAGCGAGCGCGTCATCGACATCTTCAGTGGGCTTCGCACCACGCCCGTCGCCGACAAAGTGATACGCGCGACGGTCACACGAGCGATCCAGGTGGTCAAGCGCGTAACCACGGAGGACGGTGTCGAAGACCAAACGCTCGAGTGGTACCTGGACGGGCTGGACCTGATCGTGAGCAGTGACGCCGATGAGCGCCGCCTCATCAGCGTCGTCAACGATGCGTTCGACCTGGGCTTCACGAACGCGGATCTGGAAAACGTGCTCAAGGAAGGTCTCGACCATCGTCTCCAGGCACTTCGGCAAGAGGCGAAAGCCGCGTCCACTGACGCCGAGCGGCTGGACGTCTATTTCGGTCCCGACGATCTGCGAGACGCACTGCCCAAGGGACTATGGCAAGCACTCGAAGCGCAGCGCCTCGTCGATGACACTACCTCAGTCGCCGAGCTCTTCCTCACAGTCTACGGCTCCGATTCGATCAAGTTGCTCGCCGAGCAGTTCCGCAACGAAGGATTTGTCGACATTCCGAAGGCTTGGGCAGGCGGAGCAGCGACCATCTCGTGGCTTCGGAAGATGGGCTTCGGAAGTGAGTACGCCGGCCGCCGCACCCAGCACCGGGACGACGAGTTCGTCGTGCCCGGCGCCGTCAAGCTCAACCCCCTCCACTCGTTCCAGCAGAAGATCAGCAGGCAGCTCAAGGACGTACTGACCCTCCGCGAGGCGAACGGTCGTCACCTCAAGGCAATGGTGGAGCTACCGACTGGCGCGGGTAAGACACGAGTGGCCGCCGAGACCGTTCTCAGGCTCTTCGTCGACGGAAGCCTTCAAGGACCCGTCCTTTGGATCGCACAGTCGCAGGAACTCTGCGAGCAGGCTGTGCAGACCTGGAGCACCGTGTGGCGAGGACTCGGGGACGAGCGGCCGCTGACGATCGGGCGCCTGTGGGAGAACAATATCGTCCACGAACCGGACACGGAGTTCTCCGTCGTCGTCGCGACCGACGCCAAGCTCGACGTCATCCTCCACAATCCCGAGTACGCGTGGCTCAAGGAGTCTTCCGCGGTGGTCGTCGACGAAGGGCACCGCGCCGGCGGTTCGGAACGATACACGCGGATTCTCAACTGGCTGGGCGTGGCGGGCCGAGGCTGGCAACGCCCACTCGTCGGTTTGACCGCGACGCCTTTCAAGGGCACTTCCGAGTCCGCAACGGCCGCGTTGGCAAGTCGGTTCGGTAATCGGAAGCTGGACGTCTTCGACACGGCCAACGCCTACCGACCGCTCGCGGAGTTGGGTGTGCTCGCCCGAGTCGAGCACGAGGTGCTGCCAGGCGTCGAAGTGGTGCTGGAGCCTGATGAGATAGCCGAGGCCGAGCAGCAACGCAGGGTCCCGGCCCGGGTGATGGACCGCGTAGGCGCCGATCAGGCGCGCATGTCGATCCTCGTCGACCACATCATGGCCCTGGACCATAGCTGGCCGGTGCTGGTCTTCACGCCCAACGTCCTATCGGCCCAAGTACTCGCCGCGACGCTGCGGTACCGCGACATCGAAGCCGCGGCGGTGAGCGGCCAGACCGGCAGGCAAGAGCGTCGCGACATCATCGAGAAGTTCAAGAAAAACGAGATCCGCGTTCTCGCGAACTGCGACCTGCTGGTCCAAGGGTTCGACGCCCCGGGTGTCCGCGCGCTCTACATCGCCCGCCCCACCTTCAGCCCGAACGCCTACATCCAGATGGCCGGGCGTGGTCTGCGCGGTCCGAAGAACGGTGGCAAGGAAGAGTGCCTGATCGTAGACGTCGCCGACAATTTCGGGGCCTTCAGTGACTGGCTTGGGTATCACGAATACGAAGACCTCTGGCAGGAGTAA
- a CDS encoding DNA cytosine methyltransferase, which translates to MASTFAMAKSSGRSSVARVSPSSPQVAMVDLFAGPGGLDVAAHWLKVPVAGIEWDADACATRKAAALHTKQGDVRHSKPLDYPEARILTGGPPCQTYTVAGKGDGRRVLDLVVSFVDDMVKMVRGRVPLPDLSILEDERTGLVLEPLRWAVDAAERGAPYDAIVLEQVPAVLPVWKEFARVFKEYHYSVDCGVLHTEDFGVPQTRRRAILIARRNGEAKLPEPTHRRYYKGKPRGDGDARLRPWKTMGEALGWSEEFTVVSNYGTGGDPKARGQRRWNEPAFTVTGKVSRNRLVDRPKGQPDRFTNDEAGRLQTFPPDYPWSGRGIAQQIGNAIPPRLAAHVLAAALGKKLDARALDRCVKQRWKDTRNGVDGLLKDTDER; encoded by the coding sequence TTGGCGTCGACGTTCGCGATGGCGAAGTCCAGTGGACGGAGTTCTGTGGCGCGTGTCAGTCCTTCCTCCCCGCAGGTCGCGATGGTGGACCTCTTCGCCGGTCCGGGCGGCCTTGACGTCGCCGCTCACTGGCTCAAGGTGCCAGTTGCCGGAATCGAATGGGATGCAGACGCCTGCGCCACCCGTAAGGCCGCAGCCCTGCACACAAAGCAAGGTGACGTCCGTCATTCCAAGCCTCTCGACTACCCCGAAGCTCGGATTTTGACCGGTGGACCGCCGTGTCAGACCTACACGGTCGCCGGAAAGGGAGACGGTCGACGGGTGTTGGACCTGGTGGTCTCGTTCGTCGACGACATGGTCAAGATGGTCCGAGGCAGGGTCCCCCTGCCGGACTTGTCAATTCTCGAGGACGAGCGCACCGGTCTGGTCCTTGAGCCTTTGCGCTGGGCGGTCGATGCTGCTGAGCGCGGCGCTCCCTACGATGCGATCGTCCTCGAGCAGGTGCCAGCGGTGTTGCCCGTGTGGAAGGAATTTGCTCGCGTGTTCAAGGAGTACCACTACAGCGTTGATTGCGGGGTCCTTCACACGGAGGACTTCGGAGTACCGCAGACTCGTCGCCGAGCGATTCTGATCGCTCGGCGCAACGGCGAAGCGAAGCTGCCGGAACCGACCCACCGTCGTTACTACAAGGGCAAGCCTCGCGGAGATGGTGACGCGCGCTTGCGGCCCTGGAAGACGATGGGCGAAGCGCTCGGCTGGTCGGAAGAGTTCACTGTCGTATCGAACTATGGCACTGGAGGCGATCCGAAGGCACGGGGACAGCGTCGTTGGAACGAACCCGCCTTCACTGTCACGGGCAAGGTTTCACGCAACCGACTCGTCGATCGGCCGAAGGGGCAGCCCGACCGCTTCACCAATGACGAGGCCGGCAGACTGCAGACTTTCCCACCGGACTATCCCTGGTCCGGGCGGGGCATCGCCCAGCAGATCGGGAACGCGATCCCCCCTCGGTTGGCCGCTCACGTACTTGCGGCGGCGCTGGGCAAGAAGCTCGATGCGAGGGCCCTGGACAGGTGCGTCAAGCAACGCTGGAAGGACACGCGGAATGGGGTTGACGGATTACTGAAAGATACCGACGAAAGGTGA
- a CDS encoding very short patch repair endonuclease, protein MAAVERLNTTSAVRARMSRQKSRDTGIEIALRKILHAAGFRYRVHRRPVKGVRREADLVFGPARVAVFVDGCFWHGCPDHASWPKNNADFWRTKIETNRRRDADTDTRLADEGWLSVRIWEHETVADAAARVIKAVNERR, encoded by the coding sequence ATGGCCGCCGTGGAGCGTCTGAACACCACGTCCGCTGTGCGCGCCCGAATGAGCAGGCAGAAGTCCCGCGACACCGGGATCGAGATCGCCTTGCGCAAGATCCTGCACGCGGCCGGCTTCCGCTACCGCGTGCACCGCCGGCCGGTGAAGGGCGTACGCCGCGAAGCCGACCTCGTATTCGGCCCCGCCCGCGTTGCCGTCTTCGTCGACGGCTGCTTCTGGCACGGCTGCCCCGACCACGCTTCCTGGCCCAAGAACAACGCCGACTTCTGGCGCACCAAGATCGAAACCAACCGCCGCCGCGACGCCGACACCGACACCCGCCTGGCCGACGAAGGCTGGCTCAGCGTGCGGATTTGGGAACACGAAACCGTGGCAGACGCCGCGGCCCGAGTCATCAAAGCGGTTAATGAACGGCGCTGA
- a CDS encoding FxsA family protein, translating into MAVAFLLYVIAELAAIWAVGSLVGVLGTIALLLAGAFVGSWLARREGGKAMRAFVSKAQSGRPADKELTDGMLIAVGGILIMLPGFVSDLLGLFVLLPPTRALARRFWLHRAEKRAIRYANARRGPVMVVDSEVVAEDPRPTQHQVIEGRIVEG; encoded by the coding sequence ATGGCTGTCGCGTTCCTGCTGTACGTCATCGCCGAGCTCGCCGCGATCTGGGCCGTGGGCTCGCTGGTCGGCGTCCTCGGCACAATCGCCCTGCTCCTGGCGGGCGCGTTCGTGGGCTCCTGGCTCGCCCGCCGCGAGGGCGGCAAGGCGATGCGCGCGTTCGTCTCCAAGGCCCAATCCGGCCGCCCCGCGGACAAGGAACTGACCGACGGCATGCTCATCGCCGTCGGCGGCATCCTCATCATGCTGCCCGGCTTCGTCAGCGACCTGCTGGGGTTGTTCGTCCTGCTCCCACCCACGCGCGCCCTGGCCCGCCGCTTCTGGCTCCACCGCGCTGAGAAGCGCGCCATCCGCTACGCGAATGCGCGCCGCGGGCCCGTGATGGTGGTCGACAGCGAGGTCGTGGCGGAGGATCCCCGGCCGACCCAGCACCAGGTGATCGAGGGGCGCATCGTCGAGGGCTGA
- a CDS encoding ATP-binding cassette domain-containing protein — translation MLVSTRDLTVEVGAASLFSGLDLAVDTGECLVVTGANGAGKSTLLRCLYLLQRPSSGTVSVCGAAPDERSAAFRRRVSVVLDDSALFEELTARQHLDLLGRSFGVARPVPAALASRADVPAGDPSAGRRRRLLLHAAVARPHSVLLLDEPERALDAEGLSWLTTLVGQSLSVVVDSHRRPLAATVADYVVDL, via the coding sequence ATGCTGGTATCCACCCGGGACCTCACCGTCGAGGTCGGTGCTGCTTCGTTGTTCTCCGGTCTGGACCTGGCCGTGGACACCGGCGAGTGTCTCGTCGTCACGGGCGCGAACGGCGCCGGGAAGTCGACGCTGCTGCGGTGCCTGTACCTCTTGCAACGACCGTCGTCCGGCACGGTGTCGGTGTGCGGCGCCGCGCCGGACGAACGCTCGGCCGCGTTCCGGCGACGGGTCTCGGTGGTGCTGGACGATTCGGCGTTGTTCGAGGAGCTCACCGCGCGGCAGCACCTGGACCTGCTGGGGCGCTCGTTCGGAGTCGCCCGTCCGGTGCCTGCCGCGTTGGCCTCGCGGGCGGACGTTCCGGCTGGTGACCCGTCCGCCGGCCGGCGCCGCCGGCTCTTGCTCCACGCCGCGGTCGCCCGCCCGCATTCGGTGCTGTTGCTGGACGAACCGGAACGCGCGCTGGACGCCGAGGGCCTCTCCTGGCTGACGACGCTGGTTGGGCAAAGCCTTTCGGTCGTGGTGGACAGTCACCGCCGGCCGCTCGCTGCCACCGTCGCCGATTACGTGGTCGACCTGTGA
- a CDS encoding ABC transporter ATP-binding protein, translating into MFGRRGRGRPPQTVPDSGLTGAVDIPEAPQPEQPKDLKSRLGRMKTSVAGTVRGLPKVARLTWEASPTLTILLALVTLLSGLLPTATAYLAKILLDSVVAAIQHRGSTGDIVRITLLQFGVLAATAISSAITSVAQTLLQERMSLTIRHRVMDHASKLQLAYFEGSTSYDMLRQAAQEAPTRPLSMMNSALGLVRTAITFGSMIALLVSISPLLALVALLAPIPAFISQSKYGSRAFWLTFLMSPIKRRMDYLSSLVTTDTYAKETKLFGLGPYFVDRFRKLGVVSYERQRRLTVKRNVSSTSWGLLSTLAGSAIALYIALQAVGGHLTLGDLALYTAAATSVQTSVSGLFTAFSGMYENNLYLDTLYRFLDTQPEIVAPAAPRPFPSTVEGHIRFESVSFTYPGADEPALDGVSFEIRPGETVAVVGRNGAGKSTLFKLLCRLYDPTGGRILLDGVDIRSYDPDELRTQISAMFQDYVTYQGTAAENIGLGDLLRLEDRPHIVDSARRAGADERIQRLPSGYDSPLGRWFDQGVSLSGGEWQKIALARAFQREAPILILDEPTSALDAQAEHDLFARLRSLASGRTTLYISHRFSTVRQAERILLLDHGKVAEYGTHEELMAAGGGYAELFTLQARAYLD; encoded by the coding sequence ATGTTCGGCAGACGGGGGCGGGGCCGCCCGCCGCAGACCGTGCCGGACAGTGGGCTCACCGGTGCCGTCGACATCCCGGAGGCGCCGCAGCCGGAGCAGCCCAAGGACCTGAAGTCGCGGTTGGGCCGGATGAAGACCTCGGTGGCCGGCACCGTGCGCGGTCTGCCGAAGGTGGCACGGCTGACGTGGGAGGCCAGCCCGACGCTGACGATCCTGCTCGCGCTGGTCACGCTGCTGTCCGGCTTGCTGCCGACGGCGACGGCGTACCTCGCGAAGATCCTGCTCGACTCCGTGGTCGCGGCGATCCAGCACCGCGGCTCGACGGGCGACATCGTGCGGATCACGCTGTTGCAGTTCGGCGTGCTGGCGGCGACGGCGATCAGCAGCGCGATCACGTCGGTCGCGCAGACGCTGCTGCAGGAACGGATGTCGCTGACCATCCGGCACCGCGTGATGGACCATGCGAGCAAGCTGCAGCTGGCCTACTTCGAGGGCTCGACGTCGTACGACATGCTGCGCCAGGCGGCGCAGGAAGCGCCGACGCGGCCGTTGTCGATGATGAACTCGGCACTCGGGCTGGTGCGCACGGCGATCACGTTCGGCAGCATGATCGCGCTGCTGGTGTCGATCAGCCCGCTGCTGGCGCTGGTGGCGCTGCTCGCGCCGATCCCGGCGTTCATCTCGCAGTCGAAGTACGGGTCGCGGGCGTTCTGGCTGACGTTCCTGATGTCGCCGATCAAGCGGCGGATGGACTACCTGTCTTCGCTGGTCACCACCGACACGTACGCGAAGGAGACCAAGCTCTTCGGGCTCGGGCCGTACTTCGTCGACCGGTTCCGGAAGCTCGGCGTGGTGTCGTACGAACGGCAGCGGCGGCTGACGGTGAAGCGCAACGTGAGCTCGACGTCGTGGGGACTCCTGTCGACGCTGGCGGGCTCGGCGATCGCGCTGTACATCGCGTTGCAGGCCGTTGGCGGGCATCTGACACTGGGCGACCTCGCGCTGTACACGGCTGCGGCGACGTCGGTGCAGACGTCGGTGTCGGGGCTGTTCACGGCGTTTTCGGGGATGTACGAGAACAACCTGTACCTGGACACGCTGTACCGGTTCCTCGACACGCAGCCGGAGATCGTGGCCCCCGCGGCTCCGCGGCCTTTTCCGTCCACTGTGGAGGGACACATCCGGTTCGAGTCGGTGAGCTTCACGTACCCGGGCGCCGACGAACCGGCGCTGGACGGCGTGAGCTTCGAGATCCGGCCGGGTGAGACGGTCGCGGTGGTCGGGCGCAACGGGGCCGGCAAGTCGACCCTCTTCAAGCTGCTGTGCCGCCTGTACGACCCGACCGGCGGGCGGATCCTGCTCGACGGCGTGGACATCCGCTCCTACGACCCGGACGAGCTGCGGACGCAGATCAGCGCGATGTTCCAGGACTACGTGACCTACCAGGGCACGGCGGCCGAGAACATCGGCCTGGGTGATCTGCTGCGGTTGGAGGACCGGCCGCACATCGTCGACTCGGCCCGCCGCGCCGGCGCCGACGAACGCATCCAGCGCCTGCCGTCGGGGTACGACTCGCCGCTGGGCCGGTGGTTCGACCAGGGCGTGTCGCTCTCAGGTGGTGAGTGGCAGAAGATCGCACTCGCGCGCGCGTTCCAGCGGGAGGCACCAATCCTGATCCTCGACGAGCCGACCTCGGCGTTGGACGCGCAGGCCGAACACGACCTGTTCGCGCGGCTGCGGTCGCTCGCTTCCGGGCGCACCACGCTGTACATCTCGCACCGCTTCTCGACCGTCCGCCAGGCCGAGCGCATCCTCCTGCTCGACCACGGCAAGGTCGCCGAATACGGCACGCACGAGGAGCTCATGGCCGCCGGGGGCGGGTACGCGGAGCTGTTCACGCTGCAGGCTCGGGCGTACTTGGACTGA
- a CDS encoding TetR/AcrR family transcriptional regulator, translated as MAPDDRRRMIVRAVLPLVVEHGRGVTTAQIARAAGIGEGTIFRVFQDKDELFDACVEAALDPGEALEMIGEIPAELPLEKRLLEAVEALTAHLQRMGAVMAATLKGRLRAEEARNRKAPSGDSRRESFDAMQRAIRELFVPDADRLRLPVDKAASLFLTMLFAQSRAMPGSPEPAEMIDVFLHGAVRR; from the coding sequence ATGGCGCCCGACGACCGGCGCCGGATGATCGTGCGCGCGGTGCTCCCGCTGGTCGTCGAACACGGCCGGGGAGTCACCACCGCGCAGATCGCCCGCGCGGCCGGCATCGGCGAGGGCACCATCTTCCGCGTGTTCCAGGACAAGGACGAGCTGTTCGACGCGTGCGTGGAAGCCGCACTCGACCCGGGGGAGGCGTTGGAGATGATCGGGGAGATCCCGGCTGAACTGCCGTTGGAGAAGCGCCTGCTCGAAGCCGTCGAAGCGTTGACCGCACACCTGCAGCGGATGGGTGCGGTGATGGCCGCGACGCTGAAAGGACGGCTGCGCGCGGAGGAGGCGCGCAATCGCAAGGCGCCGAGCGGCGACAGCCGGCGCGAGTCGTTCGACGCGATGCAGCGCGCCATCCGGGAGCTGTTCGTCCCGGACGCCGACCGGCTGCGGTTGCCCGTGGACAAGGCCGCTTCGTTGTTCCTGACCATGCTGTTCGCGCAGAGCCGGGCGATGCCCGGTTCACCGGAGCCCGCCGAAATGATCGACGTCTTCCTGCACGGCGCGGTGCGCCGGTGA
- a CDS encoding LuxR C-terminal-related transcriptional regulator, which produces MRGFTFDERTTRLLREARESLTAQAGKGHHALYDRLREVVASVLRLDAFFVALFRDAGHVLYAHQYDGVEYALPGIRPFNPDGPTGWVFAHNRSYAYREDGGAVLNRGIPWGDRDRRFADALVVPMRRTHTAEVIGVVSAQTYTPESYGDTELAALEWLAEVVARVLSAEEADREFLSRLDDGHRPAAERVLSRSVSAFVVERVAVVRESAAELAAALEAEGHQLGARARDLVRECERLQIESAEIEFAGYREAAARFASLSPRERDVADLVGQGLRNDEIAARLHIGLSTVKTHVGNILRKYGAEQRSTVAEEISAYLRNTRVRSDSYRG; this is translated from the coding sequence GTGCGCGGCTTCACGTTCGACGAGCGCACGACGCGATTGCTGCGCGAGGCGCGCGAAAGCCTGACCGCGCAGGCCGGCAAGGGGCACCACGCGCTGTACGACCGGCTGCGCGAGGTCGTCGCCAGCGTGTTGCGGCTCGACGCGTTCTTCGTCGCCCTGTTCCGCGACGCCGGCCACGTGCTCTACGCCCACCAGTACGACGGTGTCGAGTACGCGCTGCCGGGCATCCGGCCTTTCAACCCCGACGGCCCGACGGGCTGGGTCTTCGCGCACAACCGCTCCTACGCCTACCGCGAAGACGGCGGCGCCGTGCTCAACCGCGGAATCCCCTGGGGCGACCGGGATCGCCGCTTCGCCGACGCCCTCGTGGTCCCGATGCGCCGCACCCACACCGCCGAGGTGATCGGCGTCGTCTCGGCCCAGACCTACACTCCCGAGAGCTACGGCGACACCGAACTCGCCGCGCTCGAGTGGCTCGCCGAGGTCGTCGCCCGGGTGCTTTCGGCCGAAGAAGCGGATCGCGAGTTCCTGTCCAGGCTCGACGACGGCCACCGCCCGGCCGCCGAACGCGTGCTGTCGCGTTCGGTGTCGGCGTTCGTCGTGGAGCGCGTGGCCGTCGTGCGCGAGTCCGCCGCCGAGCTCGCCGCGGCGCTCGAAGCGGAGGGGCACCAGCTCGGTGCGCGGGCCCGTGACCTGGTGCGCGAGTGCGAACGGCTGCAGATCGAGTCGGCGGAGATCGAGTTCGCAGGCTACCGCGAAGCCGCCGCGCGCTTCGCCTCGCTCAGCCCGCGCGAGCGCGACGTCGCCGACCTCGTGGGCCAGGGCCTGCGCAACGACGAGATCGCCGCGCGGCTGCACATCGGGCTGTCGACGGTGAAGACACACGTGGGCAACATCCTGCGCAAGTACGGCGCCGAGCAGCGCTCGACCGTCGCCGAGGAGATTTCCGCGTACCTGCGCAACACGCGCGTGCGCAGCGACTCATACCGAGGATGA